CACGGAAAAACATTATTGTAGCAGCAATAATATACATGATACCAATACGTTTATGGTCTACAGTTGTGATCCATTCAGACCAAAGCCATTTCCACTTTTTAAAATAAGTTAAACCTCCAACAACACCAAGCATGGTTAATACTATCGAAATCTGTGCCCCTAATATTAAAGGATCACCTGTAATTAATATCTCATTCCATTTAATGTCCATGGTGGTCACCTCCGTGGGTGTCTTTATCTTTTACATCTTCTTCTTTTTCAGATGATTCTTTGTCTTCATCTTTGTTTTTGTAGTTATCTTCTTCGTCGAAAATTCTACCAGGATACCCGGTATATCTATATAACTCTGGGTTTGTATAGGATTTAGAATCAATGTCAGCATGGTTAACCCATTCTAAGTGAGTGTTAGAAAACGTTAATCGACCTAAATGTGTCGGTTTAAGCAGTTCTTCGTATTCTGACTCTGTAAGTTTTGGTGCTGTATTTTTAACATCCTTCACCCATTGCTCAAATTCAGCATGTGTTTGGGCAAGTACTTCAAATTCCATTCCAGCATACCCACGGCCATTGAAGTTTGTGTTTTTACCAAAATAAGAACCAGGGTTATCAGCTAAGAGGTACATTTGAGTTTCCATTTTCGCCATCGCATATTTCTGTCCGCCTAATGCAGGCACCCAAAATGATTGCATTGTACCAGCAGAAGTTAAACGAAAATCAATTGGCGTGTCTTCTGGAATATTTACATAGTTAACTGTTTGAATCCCTTGCTCTGGATAGCTGAAAATCCACTTCCAGTCAGCAGATGTAACATGAATCGTAATAGGCTCTGTTTCTTCATAACCTTGTGGAACTTCCTCTAACGCATAAAGCGTTTTTACGGTCGGAATCGTTAGAGCAACTAAGATAAGAATCGGGATAACTGTCCAGACAATTTCTAATACAGTACTGCCGTGCTCCTCAGGTGGCTCATAATCCATGTTTTCTGGTTTTTCTCTATATTTCCAAACAATAAAAGCAAACATCGCGAATACAACAACAACGACAATTAGCATCCAGAAGATTGACCAGTTAATTAAGTCTGCAATACTTCTCGCTACAGGACCCTGTGGATCAAGAACAACCAGGTTCGATTCACAGCCAGTCAAAAAAAGTAAGGCCAAGACTAGTAGTCCTAATGCTTTTTGTTTCATATACTTCATGACACTCATCTCCTTAAAGTGCAAGTCAATTTGGTTGCTTGATTTACTATATAACCATAGTGATTAAATTGTGTACTAGTTCACAAAGTTGTAAAAAATAAATAGTTGACCTGAAAGAAATGACAACTATGACAAAAATGATTAGTGATTTTTGTGAAATGACCGTGATACATTGTTCATTGTTTCACAAAGAAGAATGGTGATATTGTGCATTCATTCACATATTCACCAAAAAAATTTTAGTTTTTGTAACTCTAAATCTCACAGTGTTATTGGAAAAGACGTTTGGTGAATGTATCATAACTTGATCGTTTATGTTGTGATGTTTATCACTGTGATTATGATGATAACATACGAAACTCGGTTAAGTTGTGACAAAAATATAAAGGAAGTAAATTCCAGATTAAGTTGTGTGCAATTTAATTTCGGTAGAACATCTAGGAATCAATGCCACTGCGGTTTTGAGGATAAATTACATATCGCGGAAGGTATTCGGTGCCTATGACATAAATTAGACATAATTATGTCAAGAGGGGCCTGACCCCCACTGCGATAAAGCTTTAAAGCAGCGGGGGTCAGGCCCCTATTTTAGTATACTGTTTTGTCTCTAAAAGCTTCGTAAACTAGGTAGATCATGATGACAATGGCTGTGGTTAAAAAGCTCCAGCCGAGGGTGATTTGGTCAACCATTAAGTAGTTATTACATAATTGATTGTCAATATTAATGTATAGTACACCCATTCCCAAATATTTTATCGTAAAAAATATGAAAATAGTGTTTTTTGCTTTTGAAGAGAGCTTTGTCCAACTATCTCTTAGCGGTACTCCGGCTAGAAAGGCCAAACTGATAAACTTCCATACTTGCATCGTCGGCTCTAACAAGGTTTCATCCATAATACGTGGGATGGTCCAGTAAATCATAATGACGATAAATAATAAAGTGCCCGGTATTCCGTTTTGGTTCCATTTTTCAAAAAATCTAGGAAACTTCAGTTGAAACAATTTTCCCATAAAGAATCCTGCAACAACGATAGCCGGCATTTGCATATGCATATGAACAACCATAATCGATTCCATTAAGTTTGATACTGGGGGAAGTGCTAGAAAGATAAAAATAACTAGGCCATAGATAAATTGTGTCATAGACTTACTCCCCTTTTTCAGCTGCAATAAGTTTCTCAATTTTAGTTGCAGCTTCTTCAACTAATGTGTAATCCATCACTTCTTGTAGGTGTCCTTTTCGATCAACTAAGTAAAATGCAGAGTTGTGAGCAAAGTTGCCATATCCATCTGGAATGACCGTCACACCAAATGCTTTTAGCAGAGAATCCAATTGTGCTTGGTCTGGAACTCTCGCCATTCTCCATGTTTCACCATCACTGCCGAAGTAATCCTTATACTTATCAAGCGTGGCAGGAACATCTCGCTCAGGATCAAAGCTAATACTTAAAAATACAATTTCTTCCCCTATATATTCAGAGGGTAACAACTCATACACTTGAGACATGTTCATTTCTAACTGCGGGCACACCGTCATACATGCTGTATATAAAAACGTAATAAACACGTATTTATTTTCAAACTCAGAAATACTGTAGGTTCTTTCATTACTGTCCTCTAACATTACATCAGGGAATTTTGGCTTATCTTCTATTAGTTTATTCACTCTTGCTGTTTCCTCCGTAAATGCACTGAATCCATCTGTACCGATAAAGAACAATACACAACCGAAGAGTACAACAATCATACTTGCCAATGTCGTATGCCGATTTTTGATCATAAGAGATCACTTCCCAAATCTACGTTATTTTCAATCTATGTTGCGTTTCCATTTTTAGCAGAAAGAGATAGCCCTCCATTGCCCGAGCTATCTCTTTACATTTTATTACCAAGTTTTAAATGGTGGTGAGCCTGGTGGTGCATTTACAATCATATCTACAATTGGCACAACGTAGGCCATAGCGATTGTTAAAATCATAAGCACTACCCAGATACCCCATCGCTCAGTCAAATATGGAGTTTTTGCTTCTCCTTTTTCTACATCAGCAATTGGGAACTCTGTTTCCCCTTTTGGTGCAAAGAACATCATGTTAAACACCGCATACACTTGAATGATCACTGCTACGAATAATAATGTTCCACCGATTCCTAAGAACATTAGATATGGATCCCAGCTTAACGCTGTCGCATTATCGAAATAAGTTGAGTATGACGTTCTACGTGGTGAACCTAATACTCCAACCCAGTGCATTGAGATAGACATTAGTAGCATACCAACTGTCCAAATGATCGTTTGAAGAACTCCAATTTTATTCATTTGCGGAGTTAGTACGCGTTTTGATAAATATGGTATTAGCCAGTAACTTACTCCGAAGAAAGTCATTACAACGGACATCCCTAATGTTAAATGGAAGTGTCCAACTACCCATAAAGTATTATGAACAACTTGGTTTAATTGGTTTGTACTTTGAACGATTCCACCAACACCTGCTGGAATGAAGGCAGCCATAGCGATAAATGGTGCTAGGAAACGAACATCACCCCAAGGTAATTTTTTATACCAGCCAACAAGACCTTTTCCTCCTTTTCTTCTAGCTGTACGCTCAAATACTGCAAACATAGCATAAGCTGTCATTAACGAAGGGAAACCAATAGCTAAACTCATGAATACATGCATAAATTTAACGGATTCTGAGATACCTGGGTCAATAATTTGATGGTGGAATCCACCTGTGATGTTCATGATTACAAGTGCGATTACAACTACACGAGTTAGATAATCGTTCCAACGAGTTCCACCGATTACTTTTGGTACAATTACATACCACATTGAAACAGCTGTTAAGTACCAGATGTTAACTGCTGTATGCCCGAAAGCCCAGAACAGTGTACGAGAAAGCATTACGTTAATTCCATCAACCCATCCAAGTGACCATGGAATAATTAAGAATAATACCTCAACTGCTACGAATAACGTTGCTCCTACTAATAGGATAAATACCCCTGTTGCAAAGAAGGAAAGGATTGGTAAGTGCTGTCCAGGGTTTCTTTTTCTCCAACTTGCGACTTGCATAAAAGCA
This sequence is a window from Cytobacillus luteolus. Protein-coding genes within it:
- the qoxA gene encoding cytochrome aa3 quinol oxidase subunit II produces the protein MKQKALGLLVLALLFLTGCESNLVVLDPQGPVARSIADLINWSIFWMLIVVVVVFAMFAFIVWKYREKPENMDYEPPEEHGSTVLEIVWTVIPILILVALTIPTVKTLYALEEVPQGYEETEPITIHVTSADWKWIFSYPEQGIQTVNYVNIPEDTPIDFRLTSAGTMQSFWVPALGGQKYAMAKMETQMYLLADNPGSYFGKNTNFNGRGYAGMEFEVLAQTHAEFEQWVKDVKNTAPKLTESEYEELLKPTHLGRLTFSNTHLEWVNHADIDSKSYTNPELYRYTGYPGRIFDEEDNYKNKDEDKESSEKEEDVKDKDTHGGDHHGH
- a CDS encoding SCO family protein — encoded protein: MIKNRHTTLASMIVVLFGCVLFFIGTDGFSAFTEETARVNKLIEDKPKFPDVMLEDSNERTYSISEFENKYVFITFLYTACMTVCPQLEMNMSQVYELLPSEYIGEEIVFLSISFDPERDVPATLDKYKDYFGSDGETWRMARVPDQAQLDSLLKAFGVTVIPDGYGNFAHNSAFYLVDRKGHLQEVMDYTLVEEAATKIEKLIAAEKGE
- a CDS encoding cbb3-type cytochrome c oxidase subunit I, which codes for METVVNSNTQTFKEKTNRVLGISLEDANISKSYLSVAFIALLLGGALGLLQGLNRAGLLELPAWFNYYQVLTAHGILLVVVLSAFFTIGYFYAALSHTLGGLLPVVRKIAWNGFWMKMFGFVLAVIPILMNEASVMFTFYPPMAAHPVFYFGLVFIVLGIWALSIGAFMQVASWRKRNPGQHLPILSFFATGVFILLVGATLFVAVEVLFLIIPWSLGWVDGINVMLSRTLFWAFGHTAVNIWYLTAVSMWYVIVPKVIGGTRWNDYLTRVVVIALVIMNITGGFHHQIIDPGISESVKFMHVFMSLAIGFPSLMTAYAMFAVFERTARRKGGKGLVGWYKKLPWGDVRFLAPFIAMAAFIPAGVGGIVQSTNQLNQVVHNTLWVVGHFHLTLGMSVVMTFFGVSYWLIPYLSKRVLTPQMNKIGVLQTIIWTVGMLLMSISMHWVGVLGSPRRTSYSTYFDNATALSWDPYLMFLGIGGTLLFVAVIIQVYAVFNMMFFAPKGETEFPIADVEKGEAKTPYLTERWGIWVVLMILTIAMAYVVPIVDMIVNAPPGSPPFKTW